tctctctctccctttggtGGCAACATGACAGCGGAAATGAGCTATGAAAACTAGGTGAAATAAATCACATCCATAAATTCCAGCATCTCCGGCACCTGCAGCTTGGAACCGGTACTGATCAAGATCTTCGTGGCtgcggttcgttcggttgggCTGGTATGTGGTTGGGTTGGGAGACTTTAAAGGCATTTAGATATTCAAAGTGACTCCAAAAGTTTTCCCGTTAGCAGAGTAgtcgtggtagtagtagtagtagctgtaCAGATTTGCTTAATTTTATGTTCTGGTTGGGTGAGGAGCTCTTCATAGAAACTTGTTTTTTAAGAAGTTAAGGACTTTAATGCTTTGACCTTAATCATCAAACAGTTTAACAAAATTGTCGTCGTACGGTTTGTCCATTAAATTAGCAGCAAGTTGCAAAATGTGTTTGACAGAAACTTGCATTTACTAATTGAATAATGTTCACTAAAGCTCAAAGTTGTTATTTCCAATCTGCAAGTTTTCTCAACATGTTGCGTTTGATCTCTTAAGTGCTTACGGTTATGCTCTAGTAGGGTCTCTGTAAGTTTCAGTCAGGTTTCATTTAGTTCCGACAACAAAAGTTCCTTTCAAGGACATCAACTTACCGCATCGACCGCCGCAACGTCTATTCCATTAGTAGTCCAACAATCAAGAGTCTATAATCAAGAGAgggcgcgagagagagagagagagagagagagagagagagagagagagagagatacaaaaGAGTTAGAAACATAGCTCATGCTGTTAACAAAAGCAGTATAACTTTCAACATTCATGCTATAGCAACAACATTGCCGCCAGCAAGAACtgggccaccatcgccagcgcgCACCTAGCAACACCCCGGCAGCCACAGCATGCCATCATGGCAAACTGTTTGCGAAACTAACTCAAGTGTTGTTCTTTTCACGTTTCATCCTTATGCTAATCTTGGGCACGCATCCATGTTGGAAGAGGAATGAAGCTACCTTGTTGAGAGCAGGGCAggaccatcgcatcgcagcttAAGACCTGCTACTCCCTTCTGGGTTGGCTGCTGTAAGCTGTGGCAACCGGCAGTGACATGAAAGATATTGAGCAACATAAGTGGCAATTCTGTtcgtcccccctttttcccggtcCAAGCACCCTCCGTAGCTCGTATTTCCTTCCCGCACTTCGGGTCGAGTGTCAAatgtgaaagagaaaaatggtGCCACCgaccacaggcacacacaggcacacacgtacacaacgaaaaaaagggtgtTTTACAAAAAACCGTGGAAGGAATTAGCAAAGAAACAAATTCAACCCTCACCAACACTAGCACCATCGgcagcgcctgctgctgctgctgctgctgccgagtcATTTCCGGTGCAACTTTCTTCCGGGTGGCGTTGTGGTTGCGTTGTTTTAATCCCTCTCTCGTCGGTGCATCGAACCAAAAGGAATGTGTGTGCatctacgtgtgtgtgtgtttctttagTGGCAAAAGTTATAATGATGCAATTTAATGAATACTCTGTGTTCCACCTTGTGCGTGGCAttagcgtgtatgtgtgtgtgtgtgtgtgtggcagtgaATTTCCCCATTTTCACCGTACTACTGTTTACTGCCGACCGCCCGTTACCAAGGTGCACGTTTTCATACATGATTTGCACTTTACCTCGATCTCGGAAGTTTCGCCGCTTGCTAGGACCAACTTTCTCGACACAACTCGACACAACTTGAGAGCATGATGGCGGGTGACCCGGCGGTACCCGGAGGAAGCCACTTGAACGCAAAACCCCACTCTCCATTCCAATGCGCCAGCATTTCATGCTTCATACTGAAGCACATGCGGCCCGTCGTTACATGTACCCGTCGGACGATGCAATTTAATccaaaatgttgcaaatgggCACTGCACAAGAACGTGTGGAACGTTGGAGTGTAACTTCTTAATGCTCGACGTGCCAaccggtatttttttttctcgcccgAATTgagagcgcaaaaaaaacggggaaaatcgTGGTACATTCCCTTTCGCTGCTACTTGTGACAAGAAAGGGTTCCACATTCCGGGTGTTTTGGGTttagtttttcgtttccttaGCCCTCGAAAGTTTCCGAAGGCATGTGTCGTCGGTAGCCACACATTGTTAAAGTTTCTTCCAGGTTTCCGTTTCCCGGTGGGGAAAAGTTGACGTTTGAAAAACTGTAATCGAATATTTAAAACCGTATTTGTCGCTCGGTGATGAAGTTTCTTTTTCCGTCCGTTTTTTTACGCGGCAGCTGAAAGTGTTGAAATCCAATAAGAAGTGTTAGCAGCTCGATCGATTTGGTTGATTGTCTCAAATAGTTTGCCAGTTTTTTTGTTCTCAATATGCAACATTCTTGAGTATAGTTTGCATACCAAGACCACTGCCACGATCCGGTAGTAGCACCGGCATATCTACCTTCCTCAGCCTGGTATGTACTGCATCTCAATATCGTTATCCAAAAGAGTTCCGGATTTTCTTATTAATTCTGagtcttttgttttgcattttcagcAACCAAACCAGGTCGTCGCTGGTCGAATGCACGTTCCATTGATTGGCTTAGTTTCCGACGGAGAAGCATTTTCATTCTGCATTTGTACCAACTGTTACCCGCACCGTACGCCATGCCATTGATAAAGCTTCGCTCTACGGAAGCCTCACTACCACCGGCTCGACATATGCTGCCGTGTCTGAGCTGCGAGAATCTTCAGCATAACCGCAAATATTGAACgaagcggcggcgacgacgatcggtcgTCGTGCTGTCCTTCCTAACGTTCTTTAGATTGTCCACCTTTTCCATTGGCGCTCGCATATGTGTAGGcatcctctgcttcttctgcctctgcttcatcttcctcttcaccACTGCTgcacaaaatttaaatttacgAAGTTCTCGCAGCTCAGATTGCGCCATGGATGGTGCGACACCTTTTTTCATTCTCCCCTTTCGGGGGTTGGGCGTCTGAATAAGAAAATCACCAAACGAAAACCCCACCaaatgccaccagcaccgcaccTCACCGAACGATGTGAAAAAACATGTTACGGAAAATGTTGGTCCGCAATTTTGCGACCAGCCCAGCGGCCGATGAAGTTTCCTAAGCCGCTCAAAACATCCGAAgccccccacccgggggtgTTTTCTGGTCGAGGTACGAGGGATGGCCGGAAAGCCCATGCTGGAAATCGGATGCCCAGCATcgaagcaacataaaaaccgAGCTCTTTCGAACCAAAGGACCAGCGACATGGGGAAGCGAAATGGTAATGTTGGGTTTTCGCGAACATCACGTGTCCGGACACGATCCGATCCACGTCAGTGGCATGTGTGAAACGTGGTGTTGCGTGGTGAcgtggtgtctgtgtgtgtgagagagagcagcacGGATAAATCCCAAACAAATCTAATTTTACCACCAATAACGGTCCTCATTCGACTCCGGTGGGTTCCGGTCGCGCTCCGGTTTCTGgttccccccaccccgttccagtccagtccagtccgtaATCACGCCAACCCGACCCACCGGGTTCGGGTCGCGGACAAAGTTTGAAAACCCGCTTCCCAAGCAcaaaggggggaggaaggtggaAGCGGGGCCAGCGAATTTGTACCCATTGTCCGACGTGAATGGGCTCCGGCCACCGTCAGATGTTGTTTTAGGATGTGCGCAACGAGTCGAAACCCCTCGACGGAACCCTCGTCCTGTacgtatgcgtgtgtttggcATGGCGTGTGGTTGAGAGGGTGgcgttggtgttttttttgttgggacGATTCGAATGGGCTTTTGGGGCCCGATGCGCCTTGGAAAAAAATCAGACATCGGAACGGataaggaaaaggagaaaaaaaagaatcggaAACCctgaaacggaatggaacggaaaggaCGCCACCGGAGGGTTCATCCTTGCGCGAGGTgaataaaaatatgaaaattatcATAATCTCCATAATCTTACACAATTTGCCGGGACTTCTAATGGGGGTTTTGGGTTTATCAATTTGGGGTGGGGGGCGGCGCCCCCGGTTTTGGTAAGATTTCCGATGGAAGATGATGTCGGTTGCAGGGAAGCCGGTTTCTAAAGAGCTTTCCCCGCCCAACATAAGCTCGTGGGATAACTCGGGGGGGAGTTCGTGTGACGCATTGTGCGTTTGATGAATGTAAGGATGCTGGGCAAGAATCTTTGGAAAATATTCGCTTCCTTTAGAAAATATTCGCGGATTTAATAAAACGAATGATATAGGGAAAAAATTACAAATACGTTGCGTTACATTATTTGTGACATATACACTTATTAAGTGTatcataaaagaaaataataaatgttTCAGATTTTTAGATTTAGACTGACGAAGATTTGTACATTAACTTATGAAGTTTTAAGCTCTTTATCTGCTTATCATTTGGTCAGTTATCATAGCATTTGCTAGGTTTCTAAcatttggagaaaaaaatcataacgAACTCACTGTCAGAAACGAACTACATTATTTGGAAACCAGCGAATATTATACTTCAATATGATCCAATTTTGAGCCGACGAATGGTAATGATCAAAGGCAACTATGATTTAAACCACCATCACAGCTGTTCGTCAGCTCATTGCATCAAGTAGTGATAAGCCAATCACAAATCGGAGGTGGATTGCTGGAAGCAGAGAGGCCTCTGTTGGGTTGATAAGCATTTTCTCACTTCCACGGTTCATCTCAGACttggttgcaaaaaaaaacatcgttGAAAAACATAACAGAAATGTTGCTCCTTAATTGATGCTATGGCTGTAATATATTCTACAATTTCTTCAAAACCCCTTAAACCCTCCTTATGAAGCATATATTCGCCAAACCTTTGCAAGTGTGCATTGTATTGGGAGCAGCTTATCATCCGAAAATAACCTAGgtttttttgcaacaacatATTAGATTAATAGAGAATCGAGTGGTGTACTTATCAGCCAAATAAAATCCTCATGACCGCAGCAGGTTTGAGCAAGCCAGCACAGCATTGCTACTGGCTTATCAGACGAACAGTATACAAGCAACCAACGCACAGATGTGGTGATGACTCagatcgtttttgttttcgatcgttcgacATTCAACTTGTCATTTTAGTATAATACGTCCCTCCCAATAGCACAGTGAAAGTGTCTTGAAAGTGTACTCCAGAGATGAAGCTGCACGTAGGATTAATCGTGGTTTGTGCCGCTCTCTACGTCGGCGCAAGTGACCCTAAACCTAGTGAGAGCAAGGAACAAATCCTTTCGTTTGAAGATAGGATGCTCGGATTCACACTAGAGCTGCTTCTGGCAAAATTAGAGGCCATGGAACAGAAATTACAAGAGATGCAAAACGATTTGAACCAACAACGATCTAGCCAGGaagaaaatcgaacgaaaataTTTAGCGCCCTCCAGAAACTCGATCAAGACGTCGCGCTAGTGCTACAAGATCGCTCTTGCCATAATCTCTCGCAACGGACAGTGACTGTTTTGTCGAAGCAGAACCAATGCGCTGACAATTCGGCACCACAAATTAAAACACCAACCCCGAAGCCTCGACAATCTCCCTTTTCCTCATGCAAGGATGTACCAACGGACGTGTCGGGGATTTATACGATCCGTCTAAATTATGATAGTGAACCATTCAAAGTGTATTGCGACCAGAaatcgttcggtggtggatggaaCGTGATCCAGCATCGTTACGATGGTTCATTGGACTTTTACCGTGGCTGGGATGAGTTCCGCGATGGATTCGGTGATTTAGATAGAGAGTTTTGGTTAGGTTTGGAGAAAGTGCACCAAATGACGAAGAGTCATAAACATGAATTGATAGTCGAATTGAAAAGCTTTGATGGAGTGTACAAGTACGCCCGGTATGATGACTTCGAAATAggtaatgaaagaaaaaaatatgccCTGCAGCACATTGGATCGTACAGTGGAACTGCAGGTGATGCAATGAAAGGTCTCAAGGGGATGAAGTTCACCACAAAAGATCGGGATTATGATAGGTACGGTTCAGGCCAATGTGCTCACTACCATGAAGGGGCCTGGTGGCACAAGGATTGTACCTTTACGAATTTAAACGGACGACACGTGAATACTGTAGAACGTAAAACCATGTTTTGGTATCCATTTACAAACAAAGAGCAAGGATTGAGTTTCTCTAGGATGATGATTCGGGGGCTTGAATAGAGTTTTTAGTTGGATTAACTCTGTTGGGAAGTAAATGAGCAGCTGCAAGTACTCAAAAACATGGTGGAATAAAAAcgcatttcaaacaaaatttgTCAGCAAAGAATAAGAAGAATGAAGAAGGCAATTTAGAAGGAAGTTAGTGaataatgcaataaaaatagatttttatatgttgttgaaggaaaaaaaatgcaaagaaCATTATCTGCCAatccctttcgcttttccgccaGCTAGAAAAACATAACGAGTAGAAACTGAAAACCTCTTGATTATCTTACATCTCTTTTTACAGCAACATATACAAGGTACAGGGACTTTATTCACTTTGAATCTAATGTACATGTTTATTTTACATGTATCTTTAGTATATTTCGTGTGCATAAAGCATGTGTCTACTGTTTACTTGTCAAAAACGGAACTGATTAGGTttcgtctttttcttttaactAAATAACCTTTTGACTAAGAATTGTTCtcttaaaataaattactaTATTGACTCTTTACGTACAAGTTACAATCATGAGCTAGAACAATAGAAAAGTAACGACGAATTCTGTGAATTATGGCTGAGCGCACAATACTTAAGTCGTTCTCAGCTAACAAAGGACTACCACTTTTATGATTAACGGCGATACATGAGATCGTCAGGATCTAAAGTTGACTTGATTGAAGGAGATTTTCCAGGACTGAAAAACAATTCACTGCCTACTGCTCTAGAGAAATCCCCAAAACTCCACCATTACACCATTTCGCCCAACGTCATCCGAATTGCGTCTTGTGTCGGGCAATTCGGGGCCCATCTGCCCAGCTGCACTCCATTCACACTCTCACGATCCCAAATCCTGTGCACTGCCATGCCGGTTGATCCGGATTCTACTGATTGGGAACGATCTGCACCGTAAGGGCTTAACGATTATTAAGGTAAGCCGAAAAGGGGTTAGAAACAAATGGTCCCCACCGCCGACGAGCTTCTTGGGCCAGCTACAGACCTTCAGGCAGACCGAACCTCCACCCTATCATCCAATCCATCCCAGAACCGGGCACCACCATTGTCTGCAGCAGTCTAACGGTGCTCAGGTGTGTCCGTAAGAAGTTTGTTCCCCGTTTttgcacacactctctctctctccgtttctctctctctctctctccgtttctctctctctctctctcgctcacctGCTTaccagcaccgagcagccTCCTTGCGGTGTTTCTTTACCGAAACGGGCAGGCTTTTCGACGTTAAGCGGCTTtagtgccggtggccggagtATGGCACATCGCGCTCTCCGTACCATACCGACCACAATGGTGCGCCCGAAGAGCGAGCTTCCGATTTACTCCGAAAAGGTACAAATCTTATTTACACATTTTATTTACGCTCCAGCTCCAGGGCCAGagactccagctccagccaaGCCATAGTGCCAACCGACTGCGTGGTCTTGCGGGCCCGACGCCTTCCATTACAGGGTTACTGATTTTAGCTGCGGGTGCTGTTGGATAAATGTTGGTTacccccctacccccacccATACATGGAGCAGATACCAAGTGAGCAGATACGGTTTTGGTGCTGGATGGGACAACAATAGGGACCACCAAGTGTCACGTGCGTTGTTGGGGAAAGCCGGCGCCATCACAATCCCCCGGTGTTCCTTTGGGCAAATCACGTAACCAACCccagcatgccatgccatcgttctgcatctctctctctctctctctctctctcgcactgcCTTGGATACTTGTTCTGCTCTTTTCCCCCGCCGTCTTTGCTTTGCACGGAGCGGATTAAGcctaaatgaaaataaagaatAATGTGACATTCatgcaggcagccagccaaccagcagcctTTCTTCTCCGGTTTCGGCTTTCGGCTGTGCTACTCGACTCGACGGCGGACTCCGAGGACTCGATAAACACCAGCCGGCCACTTAAGCCGCTTTGCCTTTCCCGCGTAACATAGCACGcttacacacacgcgcgcgtcgtcgtcgtctctctctcatctcaaTTTCGATCACTCCAGCGTTTATCCCTTATCAATTTCCTGGAAGGATTTAGTCAAACGCCTACACGTTGCGCCGCGGTTATCCGGGGTGGGATTACCACTGCCTTGTCActtcgtatgtgtgtctgtgtgtgtgtgcgagagcgtGTGCACGACATGACACCCACAAATCCAATGGCACAACACTCGATCCTTGCTCCTTGTTCCTTGCATGGTTCTCCATCGTCCTTGCTGAAGCCTTCTGACTTCCGGTACTAcatgtgcgtgtatgtgtgcctgtgtgtgtgtatcacaTGCGTGTCAATGACTGGCACAAAGAGCAGGAAGTTGTTAAgaagttgtgtgtgtgtgtgttgagctagctacccccccccccccccccaaccatGATCGATCCCTCGGTCCGCTAGCATGCTAACATGCTGGATAATTGCATGCCATTTCGAGCTGTGCCGGATGTTGCCGGGACGCACAATCTTGCTAAATCCTGACGTCctgaaggaacggaacggaacgtacCGTACCGGGAGCACACCAGAAGGAAGGGAGAGCCACAAAACCTTCGTAATAGGTTTTTTCGGAAATGCTAGCCCGGGCTACGGATCCTGCTCCGAAAGgttagacacacacacacacgttttgGCACACACTGGAACTGACAGACAGCCCTGGCAGTGCCAACACTGCTGCGAACGAGACGGGCGTGAGGAAGGTGTGAGAGCCCCACGTCCCTCTCGAATACATTGTTACAAGATGTAGTGCACAAACCCCGGGTTTGTGTTCGATCTTATACACGTTACGTACACGGTTCCGGTAGTACACCTGTCACTGACGCTAGCGAATGTGTAAACCAGTCCCACAtaccagcgtgtgtgtgtgtagtgttgAGTTACAGTCAATAGAATGCTGTCCCGAACGCCCGAACTGGCACACAAGATATGGTATCCTTTAGtggacgcgtgtgtgtgtgtgtgtgtgtgtgtgtttgtggaatgtatttttccgctttcgagcagcaacagaacacgATTTAGAACCTTGTCACATCCATCCAGTATCCAATCGTTTTACTGGCGATTACCAGAAGCAGAATTGGAAAATATCGAACAAAATACCATCGTTGGCCAATGTTGGGGGTTCAAAAATCAGAAGACCAAAAAGATACCGAAGCGAACTAAAGGGGAGGTTCAAGGATCAAGACCAAGAATCACAAGTCTCATGTTTCGGTTTTAGGACCGCCCTCCCTTCTCCATCACGACGCAAAGGATTGTAGTTTGATGACTTTCATCACATACTCGACTCGACGTGATTACATCATACATTCCGACCGTCCTGCCCCTCCCGCACCCCCCGCGGGACACACCCCAGAAAAGGAGTCCCAAAGTCCCTAATATATTGCTCACTATTCATCACTTGACAGTTTAATCCCACGGGATTAGGATGTGACATACgcgtggacacacacacgcgcgtatgTGGAAGATTCATGGGAAATCGGAGTCGGCAACCGGAACTGCTTGCGGGTTTtct
The sequence above is a segment of the Anopheles darlingi chromosome 2, idAnoDarlMG_H_01, whole genome shotgun sequence genome. Coding sequences within it:
- the LOC125960147 gene encoding fibroleukin-like translates to MKLHVGLIVVCAALYVGASDPKPSESKEQILSFEDRMLGFTLELLLAKLEAMEQKLQEMQNDLNQQRSSQEENRTKIFSALQKLDQDVALVLQDRSCHNLSQRTVTVLSKQNQCADNSAPQIKTPTPKPRQSPFSSCKDVPTDVSGIYTIRLNYDSEPFKVYCDQKSFGGGWNVIQHRYDGSLDFYRGWDEFRDGFGDLDREFWLGLEKVHQMTKSHKHELIVELKSFDGVYKYARYDDFEIGNERKKYALQHIGSYSGTAGDAMKGLKGMKFTTKDRDYDRYGSGQCAHYHEGAWWHKDCTFTNLNGRHVNTVERKTMFWYPFTNKEQGLSFSRMMIRGLE